The following are encoded in a window of Impatiens glandulifera chromosome 5, dImpGla2.1, whole genome shotgun sequence genomic DNA:
- the LOC124938469 gene encoding probable protein phosphatase 2C 23 — protein sequence MGNKIGRFKLCFSCDAAGNISLRRHDNMVIDAGGGFGHSFCYFPHELTDEISSSSTFKSISGASISANVSTDPLSTAPLNHSSGSSCSSSDKTSSSSSSFESSDSFASIPLQPIPRTSVSSFYSGPISGESGGTVSVMGLVERGFLSGPIERSFLMDPFDDQFHGFKPKSKKGTFVRSLKKAITKSIIVPIRAVKESDWNKPNKIVNLKLNVSRHGNLVEEIDESFLNQKVQWAQGKAGEDRVHVVVSDEHEWVFVGIYDGFNGPDATDFLLANLYTNIHEELKGVLWNENLRSELDQNQEETINRHGKILGSLSNALRKTEESYLKISDMMLVENPELSLMGSCIVAMLMKGEDVYLMNVGDSRAVLARRSEPAPAPGKELYGREEMVGFPNLSAVQLTVDHSTSMEDEVKRIKKEHQDDPFAISNGRVKGSLKVTRAFGAGFLKQPRWNNAILKMFRVDYIGNFPYINCSPSIRHHKLGSRDKFLILSSDGLYQYFTNEEAVSEVERFLMSFPEGDPAQHLVEEILFRAAKKAGMDFHELLDIPQGDRRRYHDDVSVIIISFEGQIWRSMI from the exons ATGGGTAATAAAATTGGGAGGTTCAAACTATGCTTTTCTTGCGACGCCGCCGGCAATATCTCTCTCCGGCGACATGACAATATGGTAATCGACGCCGGCGGCGGGTTTGGTCACTCGTTTTGCTATTTCCCACATGAATTAACCGACgagatctcttcttcttctacgTTTAAATCTATCTCCGGCGCTTCCATAAGTGCTAATGTTTCTACTGATCCTCTTTCCACGGCGCCGTTGAATCATAGCTCCGGCAGCTCATGTTCTTCCTCCGACaagacttcttcttcttcttcttcttttgaaaGCTCTGATTCGTTTGCTTCGATTCCTTTACAGCCGATACCAAGAACCTCTGTTTCATCTTTCTACTCCGGCCCGATTTCCGGCGAGTCTGGCGGGACTGTTTCGGTTATGGGTTTGGTCGAAAGGGGGTTCCTTTCTGGTCCTATTGAGAGAAGTTTTTTAATGGATCCTTTTGATGATCAGTTTCATGGATTCAAACCCAAATCAAAGAAAGGAACTTTTGTTCGTAGTTTGAAGAAAGCAATAACAAAATCAATCATCGTTCCTATTCGTGCTGTGAAAGAATCCGATTGGAATAAACCCAACAAAATTGTGAATTTGAAGTTGAACGTTAGCAGACATGGGAATTTGGTTGAAGAAATTGATGAATCTTTTTTGAATCAGAAAGTTCAATGGGCGCAGGGGAAAGCCGGGGAGGATCGTGTTCACGTTGTGGTTTCCGATGAACATGAATGGGTTTTCGTCGGAATCTACGATGGATTTAATGGTCCTGATGCAACTGATTTCCTTCTGGCTAATCTATACACAAACATCCATGAAGAACTCAAGGGAGTTCTTTGGAATGAAAATTTAAGATCGGAGCTTGATCAGAATCAGGAGGAAACGATCAATCGTCATGGAAAGATCTTGGGTTCGCTTTCAAACGCATTAAGGAAAACAGAGGAATcgtatttaaagatttctgacaTGATGTTGGTTGAAAATCCAGAACTTTCTTTAATGGGTTCTTGTATTGTTGCAATGTTAATGAAAGGGGAAGATGTTTATTTGATGAATGTTGGTGATAGTCGGGCTGTTCTAGCTAGAAGATCGGAACCGGCGCCGGCGCCGGGAAAGGAATTGTACGGCCGTGAAGAAATGGTCGGATTTCCGAACTTGTCTGCTGTTCAGCTGACTGTTGATCATAGTACATCAATGGAAGATGAAGTGAAGAGAATCAAGAAAGAGCATCAAGATGATCCATTTGCTATATCTAATGGAAGGGTAAAAGGGTCATTAAAAGTTACCAGAGCTTTTGGAGCTGGATTTCTTAAGCag ccaAGATGGAACAATGCAATACTAAAGATGTTTAGAGTAGATTACATTGGCAACTTCCCTTACATCAATTGTTCGCCTTCCATTCGCCATCATAAACTCGGGTCGAGAGACAAATTTCTCATATTATCTTCCGATGGCCTTTACCAATACTTCACAAACGAGGAGGCAGTTTCTGAGGTCGAGAGATTCCTTATGTCCTTCCCCGAAGGAGATCCCGCCCAACATCTCGTCGAAGAAATCTTGTTTAGGGCTGCGAAAAAAGCTG GCATGGATTTTCATGAACTACTCGATATTCCGCAAGGGGACAGGCGTCGATACCATGATGACGTGTCggttataattatttcattcgAGGGGCAGATTTGGCGTTCGATGATTTAA
- the LOC124940517 gene encoding uncharacterized protein LOC124940517, translating to MSKQVQHQDPPPGCMWSMINVLHHQRWFHVRKMLPRRRRHTGRRTSTGPDVAANTTENTSNCELQEDAKENLSVEKVKSRSLSPETKSSVRKLRTLIYDDMLKKKEGQHDRPSPCPLTTQLNRTVSNNHLEASDIAPVTEKLQDIPRPKIVKQDQKFNTVDEEEIVKEGKLVLPEKSKVKEDVNLTTIVPMNVDKSAHQSKKLQDDALDIFNMNKELFMKLLRDPVSPLVYHINKQQAASKLRSRYAKSMSFPCSRTKSEFMSVRHDSKLDLETHPNPKEDPQVTKKMQMLPKLPESSSLDEKGDRSITPTIKSPEEQDFPDHYTCSCSPRSRTGKGNVMVVKHFKNLKNKIKNAIQESRKETRRRVTMDALLHKVPYGKKCPKDATQKLSDVQTSFRSMSMRKSGSRSTSFDGSVDRYNRLYESSCRKDITNTNSSEIQREEEKPKREETPSPGRNTKKISLERITSLPDLRSCYNLLNELSPYATTTPLEMPNNMKDKMLEGVKRHSRRLTQLDVFSENDSSEAAGRLSIPAYEVQVQSLPLTVETLESENSHDLGISAMEKDSKLKNETDTEPTAVPLLEYPQDDVVFPSSMYLPEVELVKTDLQMDPGSLIFSEKEDSTSNHQNEDSQLQWNSETSNMLVSSNNDISEFNYVKDVLGRSGLSNNNLLWTCNSNGQPVNRSVYEEMENGSLSNPTFQETEIDNWDRLLLFDIINEVLLNIHERVFTYYPRNLTWVTQIRPIPIGPHVLEEVWTVINWYLSWKPEADASVDEPISRDMGKLDGWMNLQVDAECLGLELEDMIFDDLMDELEFDLEWNY from the exons ATGAGTAAGCAAGTCCAGCACCAAGACCCTCCTCCGGGATGCATGTGGAGCATGATTAATGTGCTACACCATCAACGATGGTTTCATGTCAGGAAAATGCTTCCCCGAAGAAGAAGGCATACTGGTAGAAGAACTTCTACAG GGCCTGATGTTGCTGCAAATACTACAGAAAACACATCTAACTGTGAGCTACAAGAAGATGCTAAAGAGAATTTGTCTGTT GAAAAAGTGAAGTCAAGGTCCCTCAGTCCAGAAACAAAAAGCTCTGTAAGGAAGCTAAGAACTTTAATTTATGACGACATGTTAAAGAAAAAGGAGGGTCAACATGATAGACCGTCTCCCTGTCCACTCACAACACAGCTAAATCGAACTGTTTCTAATAATCATCTAGAAGCTTCTGACATAGCTCCCGTTACAGAAAAACTCCAGGACATTCCACGCCCGAAAATTGTCAAACAAGATCAGAAGTTCAATACTGTCGATGAAGAGGAAATAGTGAAAGAAGGAAAGTTGGTTTTACCGGAGAAGTCAAAAGTGAAAGAAGACGTCAACTTAACAACAATAGTACCAATGAACGTGGATAAATCTGCCCATCAATCTAAGAAGCTTCAGGATGATGCACTTGATATTTTCAACATGAATAAGGAATTATTCATGAAACTTTTGCGAGACCCAGTCTCTCCATTGGTATACCATATCAACAAACAACAAGCAGCATCTAAGTTGAGATCAAGATATGCCAAGTCTATGTCGTTTCCTTGCTCTAGAACGAAGAGTGAATTCATGTCTGTTAGACATGATTCCAAACTAGATTTAGAAACTCATCCAAATCCAAAAGAGGATCCACAAGTTACCAAGAAAATGCAGATGTTGCCCAAGTTGCCGGAGTCAAGTTCTCTAGATGAAAAAGGCGACAGGTCCATTACACCAACTATCAAATCTCCTGAAGAGCAGGATTTTCCAGATCATTACACTTGTTCTTGTTCTCCGAGATCAAGGACTGGAAAAGGAAACGTAATGGTGGTGAAACAtttcaaaaatctcaaaaacaaaattaaaaatgccaTCCAAGAAAGTAGAAAGGAAACGCGTCGTCGAGTAACCATGGATGCACTTCTCCACAAAGTTCCTTACGGAAAGAAGTGCCCCAAGGATGCGACTCAAAAATTATCAGACGTACAGACGagctttcgtagtatgagtatGAGAAAGAGTGGAAGCAGATCTACATCTTTTGATGGCTCTGTAGATAGATATAATCGGTTGTATGAATCTAGTTGCAGGAAGGACATAACAAATACTAATTCTTCTGAAATacaaagagaagaagaaaagcCGAAAAGAGAGGAGACACCTTCACCAGGCCGTAATACTAAAAAGATCAGTTTGGAGAGGATTACTTCTTTACCTGATCTTAGATCATGCTACAATCTGTTAAATGAGTTGTCCCCTTATGCAACAACCACCCCTCTGGAAATGCCAAATAATATGAAGGATAAAATGTTGGAAGGTGTTAAGAGACATTCAAGACGTTTAACTCAATTAGATGTCTTTTCAGAGAATGACTCTTCGGAGGCTGCTGGCAGACTTTCAATTCCTGCCTATGAAGTTCAAGTGCAATCACTACCATTGACAGTTGAAACCTTAGAAAGTGAAAACAGTCATGATCTTGGAATATCAGCCATGGAAAAAGATTCTAAACTGAAAAATGAAACTGACACTGAACCGACTGCAGTTCCCCTGCTTGAGTATCCTCAAGATGATGTAGTCTTCCCATCATCAATGTATTTACCTGAAG ttgaACTGGTAAAGACAGATCTTCAAATGGATCCAGGAAGTTTAATCTTCTCCGAAAAAGAAGATTCTACATCCAATCATCAAAACGAAGATTCCCAATTACAATGGAATAGTGAGACTTCAAACATGCTTGTTAGCAGTAATAACGACATTTCCGAGTTCAATTATGTTAAAGATGTGTTGGGCCGTTCTGGTCTTAGCAACAATAACCTCTTATGGACATGTAATTCCAATGGTCAGCCAGTCAACCGTTCTGTCTACGAGGAAATGGAAAATGGGAGTCTTTCCAATCCTACCTTTCAAGAAACTGAAATAGACAACTGGGACCGTCTTCTTCTGtttgatataataaatgaaGTCTTATTAAATATTCACGAGAGAGTATTCACCTATTACCCAAGAAATCTGACTTGGGTTACCCAGATACGCCCTATTCCAATAGGACCGCATGTCCTAGAAGAAGTGTGGACAGTTATAAACTGGTATTTGAGCTGGAAACCAGAAGCTGATGCGTCGGTTGATGAACCAATTAGTCGGGATATGGGGAAGTTGGATGGTTGGATGAATCTTCAAGTTGATGCTGAATGCTTAGGTCTGGAATTGGAAGATATGATATTCGACGATTTAATGGACGAACTTGAATTCGACTTGGAATGGAATTATTAA